From one Triticum aestivum cultivar Chinese Spring chromosome 4B, IWGSC CS RefSeq v2.1, whole genome shotgun sequence genomic stretch:
- the LOC123092327 gene encoding uncharacterized protein isoform X1, whose amino-acid sequence MAAGGAITNKTLDEAFLLIESIAFHQLQWYNKKPTSDSLVCLQQITTPQPPILRQKLEPLSQCDKVELAWIIFDDNDTILVDTHATDHLDTSVGDSVLHCNDSSMDEPELQFVAFDIEESPLVDIDHVLLEPDMEKFAFDDVSRIDSSTLEPEMESFMVDYGEVDSDVKESSSISLVDTSPVEISTTTPHLVSSIEVVLKLLPKYLRYDISFLDKICHIMDTAYAPCDLLMISIYHMLNRYAYVIGYSIDDLEGIVL is encoded by the coding sequence ATGGCAGCAGGTGGAGCTATTACAAACAAGACACTTGATGAAGCTTTTCTGCTGATTGAGAGCATAGCTTTCCACCAACTTCAGTGGTACAATAAGAAGCCCACATCTGATTCATTGGTTTGCTTGCAACAAATCACTACACCTCAACCACCAATTCTTAGACAAAAGCTCGAGCCTCTATCTCAGTGTGACAAGGTTGAGCTTGCATGGATTATATTTGACGATAATGACACCATTCTAGTTGACACACACGCTACAGATCATCTGGATACTAGTGTTGGAGATTCAGTTTTGCATTGTAATGATTCTTCCATGGATGAGCCAGAGCTGCAGTTCGTTGCTTTTGATATTGAGGAGTCACCTTTAGTTGATATTGATCATGTGCTGCTAGAGCCAGATATGGAGAAGTTCGCCTTTGATGATGTTAGCCGCATTGATTCTTCAACACTTGAGCCTGAGATGGAGAGCTTCATGGTTGATTATGGTGAGGTGGATTCAGATGTCAAGGAGTCAAGCTCTATTTCACTTGTTGACACGAGTCCGGTGGAAATTTCTACTACCACACCTCACTTGGTATCTTCAATTGAGGTAGTCCTGAAGCTTCTTCCCAAGTATCTCAGGTATGATATCAGCTTTCTCGACAAGATATGCCATATCATGGATACAGCCTATGCACCATGCGatttattgatgatatctatttaTCATATGCTCAATAGATATGCTTATGTGATAGGATACTCTATTGATGACTTAGAGGGCATtgtcctgtga